Proteins from a genomic interval of Corallincola holothuriorum:
- a CDS encoding SDR family NAD(P)-dependent oxidoreductase: MANLDNKVVLVTGSTKGIGLAIAQSFADKGCRVIVHGRDAQQAAQVCLDIKGYASVAGDLSSANACDEVLQQLSHLDDVEYLVNNAGIFSVADFFAIDDDEWLRYYQTNVLSVVRLCRALMPGMLARDSGGIINVASEAGYKPLPQMIHYSVSKTALTGLSRGLAELTKGTNVTVNTLLPGPTWTAGVEEYFAGLAKEEGRPLDELVENYFQEHEPNSLIQRFITIEEVADAAVFVAGNGAVNGSALRVEGGIIRSI; this comes from the coding sequence ATGGCCAACTTAGATAACAAAGTGGTTTTGGTAACCGGTTCAACAAAAGGGATAGGGTTGGCGATCGCGCAATCCTTTGCTGACAAGGGTTGCCGCGTCATTGTGCATGGCCGAGATGCACAACAGGCCGCACAGGTTTGCTTGGACATTAAGGGCTATGCGAGCGTAGCTGGTGATCTTAGTAGCGCGAATGCATGTGACGAGGTGTTACAGCAACTATCTCATTTAGATGATGTTGAGTATTTAGTAAATAATGCCGGTATTTTTAGTGTGGCGGATTTTTTTGCCATTGATGACGATGAGTGGCTGCGTTACTACCAAACCAATGTGCTTAGCGTTGTGCGTCTTTGCCGGGCGCTGATGCCAGGTATGTTGGCGCGCGACAGTGGTGGGATCATTAATGTGGCGAGCGAAGCTGGCTATAAACCGTTACCGCAGATGATCCATTACTCCGTGAGTAAGACGGCGCTGACAGGCTTATCTCGTGGACTTGCAGAGTTGACTAAAGGGACCAACGTTACCGTCAACACGCTATTGCCGGGGCCAACTTGGACGGCTGGGGTGGAGGAGTACTTTGCAGGCCTAGCAAAAGAGGAGGGCAGGCCACTAGATGAACTGGTGGAAAACTACTTCCAGGAACATGAGCCGAACTCGTTGATCCAGCGGTTTATTACCATTGAAGAGGTGGCCGATGCTGCCGTTTTTGTTGCTGGGAATGGTGCGGTTAATGGCAGTGCACTAAGAGTTGAGGGCGGGATTATTCGCTCGATATAA
- a CDS encoding TetR/AcrR family transcriptional regulator: protein MVGRPSEDSRVRQRLIDAAAQLFTSLPYEKVSTRAIATRADSNIGMIRYYFANKAGLFEAVCRQFIDQMTAQLERFVNNSSVDGLGDIISGYYETMAPLPAFPKLVQRAMSLPEDDPSRQIIQRLFTHINDTFDRKIDASMSKADLKPDLDPKLIRMSLISLMVFPFLMPPAIMQMQGIKLDTNFLQRLAKHNKELLKHGLSA from the coding sequence ATGGTTGGACGACCAAGTGAAGATAGCCGCGTCCGACAGCGGCTAATTGATGCTGCGGCGCAACTATTTACGTCGCTGCCTTACGAAAAAGTCAGCACTCGTGCCATCGCGACCCGAGCAGACTCCAACATAGGTATGATCCGCTACTATTTTGCTAACAAAGCAGGCTTATTCGAAGCAGTCTGTCGCCAGTTCATCGATCAGATGACGGCACAGTTGGAACGGTTTGTGAATAATAGTAGCGTCGATGGGCTGGGCGATATTATCAGCGGCTATTACGAAACAATGGCGCCGCTGCCGGCATTTCCGAAACTGGTGCAGCGGGCAATGTCATTGCCGGAAGATGATCCTTCCCGACAGATCATCCAGCGCCTGTTTACCCATATCAATGACACCTTCGACCGGAAGATAGATGCCAGCATGAGTAAAGCGGATCTTAAGCCAGATCTTGATCCTAAACTGATCCGTATGTCCCTTATCAGTCTGATGGTATTTCCATTCCTAATGCCACCGGCCATCATGCAGATGCAGGGCATCAAGTTAGATACTAATTTCCTACAACGTTTAGCGAAACATAATAAGGAACTGTTAAAACATGGGCTTTCAGCTTAA
- a CDS encoding efflux RND transporter periplasmic adaptor subunit: protein MGFQLNSLTPKKRLFVYGVGAGLLALIVIIALKGKPALSPSTENAAAVDILVVKQQLIAPTIEGFGRVEPKQIWQAVAEVSGRVVYRNPDMYKGKTLPAGSTLLRIDRTDYEISLAEAEADHRAIEVQLEGKTLERQNLALSLQIEHDRLALSKQELTRKKQLKNKNLVSQSELDLEAQNLLQQQQKVQELENQLKLMPNEEELLQAQLRQASARVDDAKRKLDKTEVVLPFRGRIAEVDVELDQVVNSQQVMVSAHGMQLMNVNAQVSIHDMRTLVRSLNFKPLDNGMPQVSELGMTAELILEGFDFNYRWPASVDRISDTVDPSQATVGIFLEVEQNWQEIEPAVKPPLVNGMFLRAEIKGKPKAHWLLPLKALHGNQIYLLDNNDQLQIIPAKMLFFNGQSVAITAELSPGDRVITTDLMPAVAGMALKVINTEVQP from the coding sequence ATGGGCTTTCAGCTTAACTCCCTCACGCCGAAAAAGCGCCTATTTGTCTACGGTGTAGGGGCTGGTTTACTGGCTCTTATTGTCATCATCGCGCTAAAAGGCAAACCAGCACTTTCACCTTCCACAGAGAACGCTGCGGCAGTCGACATACTGGTCGTCAAACAACAGCTGATTGCGCCAACCATTGAGGGCTTCGGTCGTGTCGAGCCGAAGCAGATATGGCAAGCAGTTGCCGAAGTGAGCGGCCGTGTGGTTTACCGCAACCCAGACATGTATAAGGGCAAAACCCTACCAGCAGGTAGCACGCTGCTGCGTATCGACCGCACTGATTATGAGATCAGCCTGGCAGAGGCCGAAGCTGACCATCGCGCCATTGAAGTACAACTCGAAGGGAAAACCTTAGAACGGCAAAACTTAGCGCTGTCTTTGCAAATCGAGCATGATCGTCTGGCGCTGTCCAAACAAGAGCTTACCCGGAAAAAACAGCTAAAGAATAAAAACCTAGTGTCCCAGTCTGAGCTGGATCTTGAAGCGCAAAACCTACTGCAACAGCAGCAAAAAGTGCAAGAACTGGAAAACCAGTTAAAGCTGATGCCTAACGAAGAGGAACTGTTGCAAGCACAACTCCGCCAAGCCAGCGCCAGAGTTGATGATGCCAAACGCAAACTGGATAAAACCGAGGTAGTACTGCCCTTTCGAGGCAGGATCGCAGAAGTTGACGTCGAATTGGACCAAGTTGTTAATAGTCAGCAAGTGATGGTCAGCGCCCATGGTATGCAGCTGATGAACGTGAATGCGCAAGTATCTATTCACGATATGCGAACGCTGGTACGGAGTTTGAACTTCAAGCCACTGGACAATGGCATGCCACAAGTCTCTGAACTGGGAATGACTGCCGAGCTAATCCTGGAAGGATTCGATTTTAACTATCGTTGGCCCGCCAGCGTTGACCGGATCAGTGACACGGTTGATCCCAGCCAAGCCACGGTCGGTATCTTTCTGGAAGTTGAACAAAATTGGCAAGAGATTGAGCCCGCTGTTAAACCGCCGCTGGTCAACGGCATGTTTCTCCGTGCAGAAATTAAGGGCAAGCCTAAAGCCCATTGGCTATTACCACTAAAAGCACTACACGGTAATCAGATATATCTGCTGGATAACAACGATCAGTTACAGATCATTCCAGCAAAAATGCTGTTCTTCAACGGTCAGTCAGTGGCCATTACCGCCGAACTTTCGCCGGGTGATCGCGTGATCACCACAGATCTAATGCCCGCGGTGGCTGGCATGGCACTGAAAGTAATCAACACCGAGGTTCAGCCGTGA
- a CDS encoding acetate uptake transporter — protein MTEKLANPAPLGLMGFGMTTILLNIHNAGFFPISAMILAMGLCYGGLAQIIAGVMEYKRGNTFGVTAFISYGTFWWSLVLLLVLPEMGIAEATPQAYMGFYLLMWGIFTLFMLAGTVKFPRVKQFVFASLTLLFFLLALRDFTGSAVIGTIAGYEGILCGASAIYLAMATVINEQYGRTVLPIGEHKLSAPIQLKVAA, from the coding sequence GTGACCGAAAAGTTGGCGAATCCAGCCCCATTAGGCCTTATGGGCTTTGGCATGACCACTATCTTACTAAATATCCACAATGCAGGTTTTTTTCCTATTAGCGCCATGATCCTGGCCATGGGGCTCTGTTACGGCGGTTTAGCTCAAATCATCGCTGGCGTCATGGAATACAAACGCGGTAACACCTTTGGCGTTACCGCCTTTATCTCTTACGGTACTTTTTGGTGGAGTTTGGTACTGCTTCTGGTCTTGCCTGAAATGGGTATCGCTGAAGCAACGCCCCAAGCCTACATGGGATTTTACCTGCTGATGTGGGGCATATTTACCCTGTTTATGTTGGCAGGCACAGTCAAATTTCCACGGGTTAAACAGTTTGTCTTTGCATCATTAACGCTGCTGTTCTTCTTGTTGGCGCTCCGCGATTTCACCGGCAGCGCCGTGATAGGCACGATTGCTGGCTACGAAGGTATTTTATGTGGCGCTAGCGCAATCTATCTGGCAATGGCGACCGTGATCAATGAGCAATATGGACGCACTGTATTACCTATTGGCGAGCACAAGCTCAGCGCGCCAATCCAGTTGAAAGTGGCCGCATAA